One segment of Zonotrichia albicollis isolate bZonAlb1 chromosome 4, bZonAlb1.hap1, whole genome shotgun sequence DNA contains the following:
- the LOC106629211 gene encoding uncharacterized protein LOC106629211 — translation MRQVNNFLGGTGRLLYLIKLQAQCRGKEGNNESQNERRRGDGTAGNGVAAAQRHLPVEGPRSDVPSCGTAPGSGAPGGNPGVSCRGLAAAPGAPRAAAVEAELRSMPAQGRGDRARPGGLPAAGQPRGWRGQQDFVGLYRNRRKGKANFPVGKASGSGSHAPRRSIPGSPGKRSAPAFPERAGVPDVGMPVRPRLGWARKKRPYLPSKGCRHLSLLSWAEPAPAASIPLMS, via the coding sequence ATGCGCCAGGTGAACAACTTTCTGGGCGGAACCGGGCGTTTGTTGTATCTCATCAAGCTGCAAGCACAGTGCCGGGGGAAAGAAGGCAACAACGAGTCCCAGAATGAGCGGCGTCGGGGCGATGGGacagcagggaatggggtggcGGCAGCACAACGACACCTGCCCGTGGAGGGGCCGCGGAGCGATGTTCCCTCCTGCGGGACGGCTCCAGGCAGCGGCGCTCCGGGCGGGAATCCCGGGGTCTCCTGCCGGGGCCtcgccgccgctcccggcgctCCACGTGCTGCAGCCGTCGAGGCTGAGCTCCGGTCAATGCCTGCCCAGGGCCGGGGGGACAGGGCCCGCCCGGGCGGGCTCCCCGCGGCCGGACAGCCCCGCGGATGGCGAGGGCAGCAGGATTTCGTTGGCCTTTACCGCAATCGTCGCAAAGGCAAGGCGAATTTCCCCGTGGGGAAGGCTAGCGGGAGCGGCTCTCACGCTCCCCGCCGCAGCATCCCTGGGAGTCCCGGGAAGCGGAGCGCCCCGGCCTTCCCAGAACGGGCCGGGGTCCCCGATGTCGGCATGCCTGTGCGCCCTCGGCTCGGATGGGCACGAAAGAAGCGTCCCTACCTCCCCTCAAAGGGGTGCCGACACCTTTCGCTGCTCTCTTGGGCAGAGCCAGCTCCCGCCGCCAGCATCCCTCTAATGTCATAG